In Nocardia higoensis, one genomic interval encodes:
- a CDS encoding cupin domain-containing protein, with translation MLPGYERALRANPAPATGTASRVLLRFALGSREVIVRHTVIEPGGSSGWHYHDGPLLVLVARGTLDHPYADGAPVRYGRGRIFREPSGPANRHVARNTGAERVTLFVLYLHPKGSPLSHSVARPDDLR, from the coding sequence GTGCTTCCTGGCTACGAACGCGCACTGCGCGCGAATCCCGCGCCGGCCACGGGAACGGCCAGCCGGGTACTGCTGCGCTTCGCTCTCGGCTCACGCGAGGTCATCGTGCGTCACACCGTCATCGAGCCGGGCGGCAGCAGTGGCTGGCACTACCACGACGGGCCGCTGCTCGTCCTGGTCGCCCGCGGCACACTCGATCACCCGTATGCCGACGGCGCACCGGTCCGGTATGGGCGCGGCCGGATCTTCCGGGAACCGAGCGGGCCCGCGAACCGGCATGTCGCGCGCAATACCGGCGCCGAACGGGTGACGCTGTTCGTGCTGTATCTCCACCCGAAGGGCAGTCCGCTCTCCCACAGCGTCGCGAGGCCCGACGACCTCCGGTGA
- a CDS encoding SdpI family protein translates to MFAVAFLLFLLALVALGTGMLGFVGRLPRNRFVGVHTEAALSTEQTFRIANRVAAPTSVAAGALLFAGGLIVFAAGEPIALVVALVAAVIAVFTLGAGADAAGRAIAGLVPAEDTGSCGQSCGACSLREVCGPAH, encoded by the coding sequence GTGTTCGCCGTAGCCTTCCTCTTGTTCCTGCTGGCCCTCGTGGCTCTGGGGACCGGCATGCTCGGCTTCGTCGGCAGGCTGCCGCGCAACCGCTTCGTCGGAGTGCACACCGAAGCCGCCCTCAGTACCGAGCAGACCTTCCGCATCGCCAACCGTGTCGCCGCCCCCACCTCGGTGGCGGCGGGCGCTCTGCTGTTCGCCGGTGGGCTGATCGTGTTCGCGGCGGGCGAGCCCATCGCCCTGGTGGTCGCGCTGGTGGCCGCGGTGATCGCGGTGTTCACCCTCGGCGCGGGCGCGGACGCGGCCGGTCGTGCGATCGCGGGCCTGGTGCCCGCCGAGGACACCGGCTCCTGCGGTCAGTCGTGCGGAGCCTGCTCGCTGCGCGAAGTCTGCGGCCCCGCGCACTGA
- the leuS gene encoding leucine--tRNA ligase has product MQDTRATDSDVPEHRYNAALAGRVERRWQERWQERGTFQAPNPTGPLAGDTPADKLFVQDMFPYPSGVGLHVGHPLGYIATDVFARYHRMRGRNVLHALGYDAFGLPAEQFAVQTGAHPRDTTEANIANMQRQLDRLGLGHDRRRSFATTDPEYYRWTQWIFLQIYNAWYDLEADRARPIAELERQFASGARPAPGGADWASLTPAERAAIIDSYRLVYQTDSVVNWCPGLGTVLSNEEVTADGRSERGNFPVFRKRLWQWMMRITAYSDRLVDDLDLLDWPENVKSMQRNWIGRSRGAQVKFDSPAGRIEVFTTRPDTLFGATYVVLAPEHDLVDALAAAEWPAEVDPRWTGGAATPAEAVAEYRKSIAAKTDLERQENKDKTGVFLGAHAINPVNGAQVPIFIADYVLSGYGTGAIMAVPGHDQRDWEFATAFGLPILEVISGGDITVAAHNGDGELVNSGYLDGLSVEEAKATVIGRLEADGHGTGTVQYKLRDWLFARQRYWGEPFPIVYDADGAPHALPESMLPVRLPEIDDFAPVTFDPDDASSEPSPPLAKATDWVNVELDLGDGPRSYRRDTNVMPNWAGSSWYQLRYTDPTNTEVFCAKENEQYWLGPRTAEHGPDDPGGVDLYVGGVEHAVLHLLYARFWQKVLYDLGHVSGSEPYRRLFNQGYIQAFAYTDSRGAYVPAAEVVERDGGFFWNDPSGTEIEVFQEYGKIGKSLKNAISPDEVCDQFGADTFRFYEMSMGPLDTSRPWSTKDVVGAHRFLQRVWRLVVDEETGATRVVEDAPSDETMRLLHRTIAGVDEDFAALRDNTAGAKLIELTNHLTKFYPDGTPRVAAEALVLMVAPLAPHIAEELWERLGHTASLAHGPFPVADPAWLVDESVEYPIQVNGKVRSRIQVPADADDAAIEAAALADEKVAALLAGKTPRKLIVVPGRLVNIVA; this is encoded by the coding sequence GTGCAGGACACTCGTGCAACCGACAGCGATGTACCCGAGCATCGGTACAACGCGGCGCTCGCCGGGCGCGTGGAGCGCCGGTGGCAAGAGCGCTGGCAGGAGCGCGGGACGTTCCAGGCGCCGAACCCGACCGGCCCGCTGGCCGGAGACACGCCCGCCGACAAGCTGTTCGTGCAGGACATGTTCCCCTACCCCTCCGGCGTCGGCCTGCACGTCGGCCACCCGTTGGGCTACATCGCCACCGATGTGTTCGCCCGCTACCACCGCATGCGCGGACGCAATGTGCTGCACGCGCTGGGCTACGACGCCTTCGGCCTGCCCGCCGAGCAGTTCGCGGTGCAGACCGGCGCGCACCCGCGTGACACCACCGAGGCCAATATCGCGAACATGCAGCGCCAGCTGGATCGCCTCGGCCTCGGCCACGATCGCCGCCGCAGCTTCGCGACCACGGACCCGGAGTACTACCGCTGGACACAGTGGATCTTCCTGCAGATCTACAACGCCTGGTACGACCTCGAAGCCGACCGCGCGCGGCCCATCGCCGAGTTGGAGCGCCAGTTCGCTTCCGGCGCGCGCCCGGCCCCCGGCGGCGCGGACTGGGCGAGCCTGACCCCGGCCGAGCGGGCCGCGATCATCGATTCCTACCGCCTCGTCTACCAGACCGACTCGGTGGTCAACTGGTGCCCCGGCCTGGGCACGGTGCTGTCCAACGAGGAGGTCACCGCCGACGGCCGCAGCGAGCGCGGCAACTTCCCGGTGTTCCGCAAGCGGTTGTGGCAGTGGATGATGCGCATCACCGCCTACTCCGACCGGCTCGTCGACGACCTGGATCTGCTGGACTGGCCGGAGAACGTCAAGTCCATGCAGCGCAACTGGATCGGGCGTTCGCGCGGCGCGCAGGTGAAGTTCGACTCCCCCGCCGGGCGGATCGAGGTGTTCACCACCCGCCCCGACACCCTCTTCGGCGCCACCTACGTGGTGCTGGCACCCGAACACGACCTGGTCGACGCGCTGGCCGCGGCCGAGTGGCCCGCCGAGGTGGACCCTCGCTGGACCGGCGGCGCGGCGACCCCCGCCGAGGCGGTGGCCGAGTACCGCAAGTCGATCGCGGCCAAGACCGATCTCGAACGCCAGGAGAACAAGGACAAGACCGGCGTCTTCCTCGGCGCGCACGCGATCAACCCGGTCAACGGCGCGCAGGTGCCGATTTTCATCGCCGACTACGTGCTCAGCGGCTACGGCACCGGCGCGATCATGGCGGTGCCCGGCCACGACCAGCGCGACTGGGAGTTCGCCACCGCCTTCGGCCTGCCGATCCTGGAGGTCATCTCCGGCGGCGACATCACCGTGGCCGCCCACAACGGCGACGGCGAGCTGGTGAATTCCGGCTACCTGGACGGGCTTTCGGTCGAAGAGGCCAAGGCGACCGTCATCGGGCGGCTGGAGGCCGACGGCCACGGCACCGGGACCGTGCAGTACAAGCTGCGCGACTGGCTGTTCGCCCGCCAGCGCTATTGGGGCGAGCCGTTCCCGATCGTCTACGACGCCGACGGCGCTCCGCACGCGCTGCCGGAATCCATGCTGCCCGTGCGGCTTCCGGAGATCGACGACTTCGCCCCGGTCACCTTCGACCCGGACGACGCGAGCTCCGAGCCCTCCCCGCCGCTGGCCAAGGCCACCGACTGGGTGAACGTCGAACTCGATCTGGGCGACGGCCCGCGCTCGTACCGGCGTGACACCAATGTCATGCCGAACTGGGCGGGCAGCTCCTGGTACCAGTTGCGCTACACCGACCCGACCAATACCGAGGTGTTCTGCGCGAAGGAGAACGAGCAGTACTGGCTCGGCCCCCGGACCGCCGAGCACGGCCCGGACGATCCGGGCGGGGTCGATCTCTACGTCGGCGGTGTCGAGCACGCGGTGCTGCATCTGCTCTACGCGCGCTTCTGGCAGAAGGTGCTCTACGACCTCGGTCATGTCAGCGGCAGCGAGCCCTACCGGCGGCTGTTCAACCAGGGCTACATCCAGGCTTTCGCCTACACCGACTCCCGCGGCGCGTACGTGCCCGCCGCCGAGGTCGTCGAGCGGGACGGCGGGTTCTTCTGGAACGACCCGTCGGGCACCGAGATCGAGGTGTTCCAGGAGTACGGCAAGATCGGCAAGTCGCTGAAGAACGCCATCTCCCCGGACGAGGTGTGCGATCAGTTCGGCGCGGACACCTTCCGCTTCTACGAGATGTCGATGGGTCCGCTGGACACCTCGCGGCCCTGGTCGACCAAGGACGTCGTCGGCGCGCACCGCTTCCTGCAGCGCGTATGGCGGCTGGTGGTGGACGAGGAGACCGGCGCGACCCGCGTCGTGGAGGACGCCCCCTCCGACGAGACGATGCGACTGCTGCACCGGACCATCGCGGGCGTCGACGAGGATTTCGCCGCGCTGCGCGACAACACCGCGGGCGCCAAGCTGATCGAGCTGACCAACCACCTCACCAAGTTCTACCCCGACGGCACGCCGCGCGTGGCCGCCGAGGCGCTGGTGCTCATGGTCGCCCCGCTCGCGCCGCACATCGCCGAGGAGCTGTGGGAACGACTGGGCCACACGGCTTCCCTGGCGCACGGTCCGTTCCCGGTGGCCGACCCGGCGTGGCTGGTGGACGAGTCGGTCGAGTACCCGATCCAGGTCAACGGCAAGGTCCGCAGCCGTATCCAGGTACCCGCCGACGCCGACGACGCCGCCATCGAGGCGGCGGCGCTGGCCGACGAGAAGGTGGCCGCGCTGCTGGCGGGCAAGACCCCGCGCAAGCTGATCGTGGTGCCGGGGCGGCTGGTCAACATCGTCGCCTGA
- a CDS encoding SDR family oxidoreductase: MTTAVTSLPKPTALITGAGRGLGAAIARELAPTHELLLGARTAASLEPILAELPEASAWPVELTDYDAVAAAVERIDRLDVLVHNAGVADIGTIAESSVAQWRRTLEANLIAVAELTRLLLPALRAAEGHVVLINSGAGLRASGGWGSYAASKFGLRAFGDALRLEEPTLRVTSVHPGRIDTDMQREIVAHEGREYHPEEFLRPETVARAVRQAVETPRDGHPTEIVLRPIPVR, from the coding sequence ATGACCACCGCAGTCACGAGTTTGCCCAAGCCCACCGCGTTGATCACCGGGGCCGGCCGCGGTCTCGGCGCCGCCATCGCCCGCGAACTCGCGCCCACCCACGAGTTGCTGCTCGGCGCGCGCACCGCCGCATCGCTGGAGCCGATCCTCGCGGAACTGCCGGAAGCGAGCGCCTGGCCGGTGGAACTCACCGACTACGACGCCGTCGCGGCCGCGGTCGAGAGGATCGACCGGCTCGACGTGCTCGTGCACAACGCGGGGGTCGCCGACATCGGCACCATCGCGGAATCGTCGGTGGCGCAATGGCGCAGGACGCTGGAGGCCAATCTGATCGCGGTCGCCGAGCTGACCAGGCTGTTGCTGCCCGCGCTGCGCGCCGCGGAAGGCCATGTGGTGCTGATCAATTCAGGGGCGGGCCTGCGCGCGAGCGGCGGCTGGGGCTCCTACGCGGCGAGCAAGTTCGGGCTGCGCGCCTTCGGCGACGCCCTGCGTCTCGAGGAACCGACACTGCGGGTGACCTCGGTGCATCCGGGGCGCATCGACACCGACATGCAGCGCGAGATCGTCGCGCACGAGGGGCGCGAGTATCACCCCGAAGAGTTCCTGCGGCCGGAGACCGTCGCACGGGCGGTACGCCAAGCCGTGGAGACGCCGCGCGACGGTCATCCCACCGAAATCGTGTTGCGGCCCATCCCCGTTCGCTGA
- the ggh gene encoding glucosylglycerate hydrolase: MAHPGFTPTQLAARAAYLLRGNDLGTMTTAAPRLYPHMWSWDAAFVTVGLAPLSVERAVVELDTLLSAQWKNGMIPHIVFADGRDGYFPGPARWECRQLAAHAPESPDTSGITQPPVHAIAVQRVLDHSRRHGRSTRSVAEEFLNRRWPDLVRWHRWLAEARDCEGVGRITLYHGWESGMDNSPRWDRAYENVIPGDLPPYERADVLVVADPTQRPTDREYDRYLWLVEQMRLVGYDDDQLAVTMSFAVQDVFVTAIFALACEVLAEIGEDYRQPHADVRDLRAWTERFRAGVIATTDPRTGVAHDFDVRLQRPISTETLAGFAPLLCGGLPRATERALLRLFEGPRFCGHPDLRYALPPSTSPVSRDFRSREYWRGPVWPVMSWLFSWAFARRGWAERAHALRAEGLRQAADGSFAEYYEPFTGEPLGSMQQSWTAASVLDWLG; this comes from the coding sequence ATGGCACATCCAGGGTTCACCCCCACGCAACTCGCGGCACGGGCCGCCTATCTGCTGCGTGGCAACGACCTGGGCACGATGACCACCGCCGCGCCGCGCCTGTATCCACACATGTGGAGCTGGGACGCCGCCTTCGTGACGGTCGGTCTGGCCCCGTTGAGCGTCGAGCGCGCGGTCGTCGAGCTGGACACCCTGCTCTCGGCGCAGTGGAAGAACGGCATGATCCCGCACATCGTCTTCGCCGACGGCAGGGACGGCTACTTCCCCGGCCCCGCGCGCTGGGAGTGCAGGCAACTGGCCGCGCACGCCCCGGAGAGCCCGGACACCTCCGGCATCACCCAGCCGCCGGTGCACGCCATCGCCGTGCAGCGCGTCCTGGACCATTCCCGCCGGCACGGGCGCAGTACCAGGTCGGTGGCCGAGGAGTTCCTGAACCGGCGCTGGCCGGATCTGGTGCGCTGGCACCGCTGGCTGGCCGAGGCACGCGACTGCGAGGGCGTCGGCCGGATCACGCTGTATCACGGCTGGGAATCGGGCATGGACAACTCCCCGCGCTGGGACCGCGCCTACGAGAATGTGATCCCCGGGGACCTGCCGCCCTACGAGCGCGCCGATGTGCTCGTCGTCGCCGACCCCACCCAACGGCCCACCGACCGCGAATACGACCGTTACCTGTGGCTGGTCGAGCAGATGCGCTTGGTCGGCTACGACGACGACCAGCTCGCCGTCACCATGAGCTTCGCGGTGCAGGACGTGTTCGTGACCGCGATCTTCGCGCTGGCCTGCGAGGTGCTGGCCGAGATCGGCGAGGACTACCGGCAGCCGCATGCCGACGTGCGGGACCTGCGCGCCTGGACCGAGCGGTTCCGGGCGGGCGTCATCGCGACCACCGACCCACGCACCGGTGTCGCCCACGATTTCGACGTACGTCTGCAACGCCCGATCAGCACCGAGACACTGGCCGGGTTCGCGCCGCTGCTGTGCGGCGGACTGCCGCGCGCGACCGAGCGGGCGCTGCTGCGGCTGTTCGAGGGTCCGCGGTTCTGCGGGCACCCGGATCTGCGCTACGCGCTGCCGCCGTCCACCTCGCCGGTCTCGCGCGACTTCCGGTCCCGCGAGTACTGGCGCGGACCGGTCTGGCCGGTGATGAGCTGGCTGTTCTCCTGGGCGTTCGCCCGCCGCGGCTGGGCCGAGCGGGCACACGCCCTGCGCGCCGAAGGACTGCGCCAGGCCGCCGACGGCAGCTTCGCCGAGTACTACGAGCCGTTCACCGGCGAGCCGCTGGGCAGCATGCAGCAATCCTGGACCGCTGCCTCCGTGCTGGACTGGCTCGGCTGA
- a CDS encoding glycoside hydrolase family 25 protein: protein MDSTSRRSARALVLSALALGGILTATVPAPATAAPTGPDVSSWQHIDGRLIDWFAVRRAGHRFAMVKATEGLDYINPYFVADSLLMRAAGVARGTYHYARPELPPEPQAVLYAATVLGQNGPLDLPPVLDLEHSGGLSPGALIDWTHRYLNTVRTLTGRTPIIYTYPVFWRTAMADTNQFTGYPLWIADYRDNPAPEVPGGWPAWTFWQTTDRGSVPGIAGPTDLNIYSGAQGDFARFANMSGMFGSS, encoded by the coding sequence ATGGACTCCACTTCCCGGAGATCGGCCCGCGCACTGGTCCTGTCCGCGCTCGCCCTGGGGGGCATCCTCACGGCAACCGTTCCCGCCCCCGCGACGGCGGCCCCCACCGGCCCCGACGTCTCCTCCTGGCAGCATATCGACGGCAGGCTCATCGACTGGTTCGCCGTCCGCCGCGCGGGCCACCGGTTCGCCATGGTCAAGGCGACCGAGGGCCTGGACTACATCAACCCCTACTTCGTGGCGGACTCCCTGCTCATGCGGGCCGCGGGCGTGGCGCGCGGCACTTACCACTACGCCCGCCCGGAGCTACCGCCGGAACCGCAGGCAGTGCTGTACGCGGCGACAGTGCTCGGTCAGAACGGTCCGCTGGACCTGCCGCCGGTGCTCGATCTGGAGCATTCCGGCGGCCTGTCCCCCGGCGCGCTGATCGACTGGACGCACCGCTATCTGAATACGGTGCGCACGCTGACCGGCCGGACGCCGATCATCTACACCTATCCGGTGTTCTGGCGCACCGCGATGGCCGACACGAACCAGTTCACCGGATATCCGCTGTGGATCGCCGACTACCGGGACAACCCGGCGCCGGAAGTGCCCGGCGGGTGGCCTGCCTGGACGTTCTGGCAGACCACCGACCGCGGCTCGGTGCCCGGCATCGCGGGCCCGACCGACCTCAACATCTACAGCGGCGCGCAGGGCGACTTCGCGCGATTCGCGAACATGAGCGGGATGTTCGGCAGCAGCTGA
- a CDS encoding PhoX family protein yields MIVKPLALFVSHDGRSSRSRVTCEYKCANACFHDVPNTSANAYFGDIVASLNRRGLLKGSAAAVLAVGAASALAACGDEEPVGDGAGGETIPGTGFTAVAPNTEDAVVVPEGYEQGVVIRWGDPVLPDAPAFDFDRQTADAQSKQFGYNNDFAALLPIEGEANRYLLVVNHEYTTGPNMFRGYNPDAPTDEQIAVALMAHGLSIVEVEGESGSGALKPAFGKYNRRITVKNEFTLVGPAAGSDLVKTSADPTGTKVLGTVNNCAGGVTPWGTVLSGEENFNGYFANADKVTGERPAAALKRYGFTEGATLNKWERADKRFDLAQEPNEANRFGYVVEVDPWDPNSVPVKHTAMGRLKHEGATIHVTADGTVVSYTGDDERFDYMYKFVSSRKIQPGTGAASRRANMTILDAGTLYVAQLTGDHAGAIDGSGAVPSAEGFTGKGRWIPLLETGADGKGKSLVEGFTAEEVAVYTRLAADKVGATKMDRPEDFEANPVTGKVYVALTNNSKRGEEGKAAADEANPRKLNKNGQVLEIDDDHTGTEFTWSLLLVCGDPAAADTYFGGFDKSKVSPISCPDNLAFDPYGNLWISTDGNALKSNDGLFSVVLDGPNRGETKQFLTVPKAAETCGPIVGESRVIVCVQHPGEDDNASADNPISHWPDGGSAQPRPAVVAVWRSGGGRIGV; encoded by the coding sequence GTGATCGTGAAGCCTCTTGCCCTGTTCGTCAGCCACGACGGACGTTCGTCCCGGTCTCGGGTGACATGCGAATACAAGTGCGCCAACGCCTGTTTCCACGACGTCCCCAACACCTCCGCCAACGCCTACTTCGGCGACATCGTCGCGTCGCTGAACCGGCGCGGACTGCTCAAGGGCAGCGCCGCCGCCGTGCTCGCCGTGGGTGCTGCCAGTGCGCTGGCGGCGTGCGGCGACGAGGAACCCGTCGGCGACGGCGCGGGCGGCGAGACCATTCCGGGCACCGGCTTCACCGCGGTCGCGCCGAACACCGAGGACGCCGTCGTCGTCCCCGAGGGCTACGAGCAGGGTGTCGTCATCCGCTGGGGTGATCCGGTGCTGCCCGACGCCCCGGCCTTCGATTTCGACAGGCAGACCGCCGACGCGCAGAGCAAGCAGTTCGGCTACAACAACGACTTCGCCGCGCTGCTGCCGATCGAGGGCGAGGCGAACCGGTACCTGCTGGTGGTCAATCACGAGTACACCACCGGCCCGAATATGTTCCGCGGCTACAACCCCGACGCGCCCACCGACGAACAGATCGCCGTCGCACTGATGGCGCACGGCTTGAGCATCGTCGAGGTCGAGGGCGAATCCGGCTCCGGGGCGCTGAAGCCGGCCTTCGGCAAGTACAACCGCCGCATCACCGTGAAGAACGAATTCACCCTGGTGGGCCCGGCCGCGGGCAGCGATCTGGTGAAGACCTCCGCCGACCCGACCGGCACCAAGGTGCTCGGCACGGTCAACAACTGCGCGGGCGGCGTGACTCCTTGGGGCACCGTGCTTTCCGGCGAAGAGAACTTCAACGGCTATTTCGCCAACGCCGACAAGGTGACCGGCGAGCGCCCCGCCGCGGCGCTGAAGCGCTACGGCTTCACCGAGGGCGCCACCCTCAACAAGTGGGAGCGCGCCGACAAGCGTTTCGACCTGGCACAGGAACCCAACGAGGCCAATCGGTTCGGTTACGTGGTCGAGGTCGATCCGTGGGATCCGAACTCGGTGCCGGTCAAGCACACCGCGATGGGCAGGCTCAAGCACGAGGGCGCCACCATCCACGTCACCGCCGACGGCACCGTGGTCTCCTACACCGGCGACGACGAACGCTTCGACTACATGTACAAGTTCGTGTCCTCCCGCAAGATCCAGCCGGGCACCGGCGCCGCCAGCCGCCGCGCCAATATGACCATCCTGGACGCGGGCACCCTCTATGTCGCCCAGCTGACCGGCGACCACGCCGGGGCCATCGACGGCTCCGGCGCGGTGCCCTCCGCCGAGGGCTTCACCGGCAAGGGCCGGTGGATTCCGTTGCTCGAGACCGGCGCGGACGGCAAGGGCAAGTCCCTGGTCGAGGGCTTCACCGCCGAAGAGGTGGCGGTCTACACCAGGCTCGCGGCGGACAAGGTCGGCGCGACCAAGATGGACCGGCCGGAGGACTTCGAGGCCAACCCGGTGACCGGCAAGGTCTACGTCGCGCTGACCAACAACAGCAAGCGCGGCGAGGAGGGCAAGGCGGCCGCCGACGAGGCGAATCCGCGCAAGCTGAACAAGAACGGTCAGGTTCTCGAGATCGACGACGACCACACCGGCACCGAGTTCACCTGGTCGCTGCTGCTGGTCTGCGGTGACCCCGCCGCCGCCGACACCTACTTCGGCGGGTTCGACAAGAGCAAGGTCAGCCCGATCTCCTGCCCGGACAACCTGGCCTTCGACCCGTACGGCAATCTGTGGATCTCCACCGACGGCAACGCGCTGAAGTCCAACGACGGACTGTTCTCGGTCGTGCTGGACGGCCCGAACCGCGGTGAGACCAAGCAGTTCCTCACCGTGCCGAAGGCCGCGGAGACCTGTGGCCCGATCGTCGGCGAGTCGCGGGTGATCGTCTGCGTGCAGCATCCGGGCGAGGACGACAACGCGAGCGCGGACAACCCGATCTCGCACTGGCCCGACGGCGGCAGCGCGCAGCCGCGGCCCGCGGTCGTGGCGGTGTGGCGCTCCGGCGGCGGCCGGATCGGCGTCTGA
- a CDS encoding YciI family protein encodes MSKYMLIWRPTDDALATMAETPFEEMLDKVGRYNDELIRAGVLLAAEGLDDPAESVVLDFTGDTPVISDGPYGETKELFTGYYILDVASKEEAIEWAKRAPNQAGSKVEIRRIPTIDEFPQDNEWIAKERAWREETGQL; translated from the coding sequence ATGAGCAAGTACATGCTGATCTGGCGACCGACCGACGACGCGCTCGCCACCATGGCCGAGACCCCGTTCGAGGAGATGCTGGACAAGGTCGGCCGGTACAACGACGAACTGATCCGGGCGGGTGTCCTGCTCGCCGCCGAGGGACTCGACGATCCCGCCGAGAGCGTGGTCCTCGACTTCACCGGCGACACCCCGGTGATCAGCGACGGCCCCTACGGCGAGACCAAGGAGCTGTTCACCGGCTACTACATCCTCGACGTGGCGTCCAAGGAGGAGGCGATCGAGTGGGCCAAGCGAGCGCCGAACCAGGCGGGCAGCAAGGTCGAGATCCGGCGCATCCCGACGATCGACGAGTTCCCGCAGGACAACGAATGGATCGCCAAGGAGCGCGCCTGGCGCGAGGAGACCGGCCAGCTGTGA
- a CDS encoding RNA polymerase sigma factor — protein MARGDRPAVSTGTVRRTVEAVWRGESARIVGGLARYTGDFELAEDLAQEALAEALVSWSVDGVPREPISWLLTVGRRRAVDGFRRRASLDVKYAELARNLDESVENELFDPERIDDDVLALMFVACHPVLGKEARIAVTLRVVGGLTSQEIARSFFVPVSTVQARITRAKKALTAAGVRFEVPDARQRRERLGSVLQVIYLIFTEGSSASGGEAWLRTELAGEALRLGRVLSRLAPEPEVFGLLALMELTAARFPARLDGEGRPVLLEDQDRTRWDRAAIRRGLAALQRASSERGLGPYAAQADIAACHARAASVEETDWARIVAVYDALVRATPSPVLELNRAVAVAMLSGPEAALALIDGIELPGSHLVPAVRGELLARSGRGEQARVEYLEAARLCGNAAQRTVLEEKAAALQG, from the coding sequence CTGGCGCGAGGAGACCGGCCAGCTGTGAGCACGGGAACCGTCCGCCGCACGGTCGAGGCGGTGTGGCGCGGCGAGTCCGCCCGGATCGTCGGAGGGCTCGCCCGCTACACCGGCGACTTCGAGCTCGCCGAGGACCTGGCCCAGGAGGCGCTGGCCGAAGCGCTGGTCTCCTGGTCGGTGGACGGGGTGCCCCGCGAACCCATTTCGTGGCTGCTGACGGTGGGCCGCCGCCGGGCCGTCGACGGCTTCCGACGGCGCGCCTCGCTCGACGTGAAGTACGCCGAACTGGCCAGGAATCTGGACGAATCCGTCGAGAACGAACTCTTCGATCCCGAGCGCATCGACGACGACGTGCTGGCGCTGATGTTCGTCGCCTGCCATCCCGTACTGGGCAAAGAGGCCCGGATCGCAGTGACGCTGCGGGTGGTCGGCGGCCTCACCAGCCAGGAGATCGCGCGATCGTTCTTCGTCCCGGTGTCCACTGTGCAGGCGCGCATCACCCGGGCCAAGAAGGCGCTGACGGCGGCCGGGGTGCGGTTCGAGGTGCCCGATGCCCGGCAGCGGCGGGAGCGGCTGGGGTCGGTGCTGCAGGTGATCTACCTGATCTTCACCGAGGGCTCGTCGGCGTCGGGCGGCGAGGCTTGGCTGCGCACCGAATTGGCCGGAGAGGCACTGCGTCTGGGCCGGGTGCTGTCCCGGCTCGCGCCCGAACCCGAGGTGTTCGGTCTGCTCGCGCTGATGGAACTGACAGCGGCGCGCTTCCCGGCCCGGCTGGATGGCGAGGGCAGGCCGGTGCTGCTGGAGGACCAGGATCGCACGCGCTGGGATCGGGCCGCGATCCGCCGTGGCCTTGCCGCGCTGCAGCGGGCGAGCAGCGAGCGCGGGCTCGGGCCGTACGCCGCGCAGGCCGACATCGCGGCCTGTCACGCGCGGGCGGCCTCGGTCGAGGAGACCGATTGGGCGCGGATCGTCGCCGTCTACGACGCACTCGTGCGGGCCACGCCCTCGCCGGTCCTCGAGCTCAACCGGGCGGTCGCGGTCGCGATGCTGTCGGGGCCGGAGGCGGCGCTGGCACTGATCGACGGTATCGAGCTGCCCGGTTCCCACCTGGTGCCCGCGGTGCGCGGCGAACTGCTCGCCCGCTCCGGACGCGGGGAGCAAGCGCGGGTGGAGTATCTCGAGGCGGCGCGACTGTGCGGCAATGCGGCGCAACGCACGGTGCTGGAGGAAAAGGCGGCCGCGCTGCAGGGGTGA
- a CDS encoding ArsR/SmtB family transcription factor, producing the protein MGDRHAAKAALYEAFAASGKALASAKRLELLDLLAQGERTVESLAAAAGLNLTTASAHLQTLKQAGFVATRRDGVRIHYRLAGQDVAQLFALLRKVAEAHQPAVAPAREHYLGPQAGQEMTREELLARATSGSVVVLDVRPAPEYAAGHIPAAINIPVDQLADRITELPDDQEIVVYCRGEYCVLAHDAVRMLTDHGRHAIRLHDGLLEWRLADLPLATVPV; encoded by the coding sequence ATGGGTGACCGGCACGCCGCGAAGGCGGCCCTGTACGAGGCGTTCGCCGCCAGCGGCAAGGCGCTGGCCAGCGCCAAGCGGCTCGAGCTGCTGGACTTGCTGGCCCAAGGTGAGCGGACTGTCGAATCACTGGCCGCCGCCGCGGGACTGAATCTCACCACGGCCTCGGCGCACCTGCAGACACTCAAGCAGGCCGGGTTCGTCGCCACCCGCCGCGACGGTGTCCGCATCCACTACCGCCTCGCCGGGCAGGACGTGGCCCAGTTGTTCGCGTTGCTGCGCAAGGTCGCCGAAGCCCACCAGCCCGCCGTCGCGCCCGCCCGCGAGCACTACCTCGGCCCGCAGGCCGGGCAGGAGATGACGCGGGAGGAACTGCTCGCCCGCGCGACATCCGGATCGGTCGTCGTGCTCGACGTGCGGCCCGCACCCGAATACGCCGCGGGTCACATCCCGGCCGCGATCAATATTCCCGTCGACCAGCTCGCCGACCGCATCACCGAACTACCCGACGACCAGGAGATCGTCGTCTACTGTCGCGGCGAGTACTGCGTGCTGGCCCACGACGCCGTGCGGATGCTCACCGACCACGGTCGACACGCGATCCGCCTGCACGACGGCCTGCTCGAGTGGCGTCTCGCCGACTTGCCGCTCGCCACCGTCCCGGTCTGA